A genomic stretch from Natronomonas gomsonensis includes:
- a CDS encoding E3 ubiquitin ligase family protein, whose amino-acid sequence MSVVVGVLGLLLFTVGVLGVGYGWRRRRHRSVIASTETTDVLRLTPGPAEVVGTAERSDDGPLPAPFSEESCLLAEWEIEEWEESGKHSSWRTEGKGTVTTPFYVDDGTDRVLVRPSEATVDLAGSRETTHVGVDEEPPESIRRFLDLDSTPGDPNEALIKALDWGTQVGDRKYHQRLLKPGDEVYVHGTATRVGAETFGSNDFELIESADDGHPDAELFLVADSTESELIADRRDWLLYAGAGSLAALAGLGVVAATVLPP is encoded by the coding sequence GTGAGCGTCGTCGTCGGTGTTCTCGGCTTGCTGTTGTTCACCGTGGGCGTTCTCGGCGTCGGATACGGCTGGCGCCGACGCCGACACCGAAGCGTCATCGCCAGCACCGAAACGACCGACGTGTTACGACTGACCCCCGGACCGGCCGAAGTGGTCGGGACCGCCGAACGGAGCGACGACGGGCCGCTCCCGGCGCCCTTTTCAGAGGAGTCGTGTCTCCTCGCCGAGTGGGAAATCGAGGAGTGGGAGGAGTCGGGAAAACACTCCAGTTGGCGAACCGAAGGGAAAGGAACGGTGACGACGCCGTTCTACGTCGACGACGGCACCGACCGGGTGTTGGTACGGCCGAGCGAGGCGACGGTCGACCTCGCCGGTTCACGGGAGACGACTCACGTTGGCGTCGACGAGGAACCGCCGGAGTCGATACGCCGGTTTCTCGACCTCGATTCGACGCCGGGAGACCCCAACGAGGCGCTCATCAAGGCCCTCGACTGGGGAACGCAGGTCGGCGACCGGAAGTATCATCAACGACTCCTGAAACCCGGCGATGAGGTGTACGTCCACGGAACCGCGACCCGAGTCGGCGCGGAGACGTTCGGGAGCAACGACTTCGAGTTGATCGAGTCGGCCGACGACGGCCATCCCGACGCGGAGTTGTTCCTCGTCGCCGACAGCACCGAGTCGGAACTCATCGCTGACAGACGCGACTGGCTGCTGTACGCCGGGGCGGGAAGTCTCGCCGCCCTCGCCGGTCTCGGGGTGGTGGCAGCGACGGTTCTCCCACCGTAA
- a CDS encoding class I adenylate-forming enzyme family protein, whose translation MNIYERFARQARSNPDASAVVDPDGEDITYAALDERARAVAAFLDSRTEPGDRVAAYMLDNPTVVATALGAWRAGCVFTPVNYRFGAEEVAYVLDDVAPEIVVHDAVFASTAEDALEAATVEPTVLQGHAGQFRSEAFGDPEDAPDPAKRLDDDTAIVMHTSGTTGDPKGVVQTHRNVGAQVEAGISTYDVTAEDTAVVSVPLFHVGGFHGATLMGLFTGGSVVIHPAWGAAEWARLVAESEATISGLVPAMMVDALGDESAREHDTSSLRMCFYGGSPATESTLQEFESAFGVDELLNYYGQTEAAGLTVAGTPETPRTEGALGRPVPTVEARVVDPDTGADCVDGENGELWLRGDSVMARYWEAPDRTDRAFDGEWFRTGDVVRRKDEVLYFVDRLDDIVLSGGEKVAPSRVESVLTEMDGIEAVAVFGTPDERLGEAVTAAIVGDADLTADAVEAFCDDHAGLAGYEKPRRIEFVDSFPRTGSQKIDKTELVEQFE comes from the coding sequence ATGAACATCTACGAGCGCTTCGCACGACAGGCACGAAGCAACCCCGACGCCTCCGCAGTCGTCGACCCCGACGGTGAGGATATCACCTACGCCGCTCTCGACGAGCGGGCCAGGGCCGTCGCCGCGTTTCTCGACAGCCGGACGGAACCTGGCGACCGCGTAGCGGCCTACATGCTCGACAATCCGACGGTCGTCGCCACGGCGTTGGGTGCGTGGCGCGCCGGCTGTGTGTTCACACCGGTCAACTACCGCTTCGGGGCGGAGGAAGTGGCGTACGTGCTCGATGACGTGGCTCCGGAAATCGTCGTCCACGACGCCGTCTTCGCCAGCACGGCCGAGGACGCTCTGGAAGCCGCCACCGTCGAGCCGACGGTTCTGCAGGGCCACGCCGGCCAGTTCCGCTCCGAGGCCTTCGGTGACCCCGAAGACGCCCCCGACCCGGCGAAGCGGTTGGATGACGACACCGCAATCGTCATGCACACCTCGGGGACGACGGGCGACCCCAAGGGTGTCGTCCAGACCCACCGAAACGTCGGCGCGCAGGTCGAGGCGGGCATCTCGACGTACGACGTGACGGCCGAGGACACCGCCGTCGTTTCCGTCCCGCTGTTCCACGTCGGTGGGTTCCACGGCGCGACGCTGATGGGGCTGTTCACCGGTGGGTCCGTCGTCATCCATCCGGCGTGGGGCGCCGCCGAGTGGGCACGACTTGTCGCCGAAAGCGAAGCGACCATCTCGGGACTGGTACCGGCGATGATGGTCGACGCACTCGGCGACGAATCCGCCCGGGAACACGACACCTCCTCGCTCCGGATGTGTTTCTACGGCGGGAGTCCGGCCACCGAATCGACGCTCCAAGAGTTCGAATCGGCCTTCGGCGTCGACGAACTGCTGAACTACTACGGCCAGACCGAGGCCGCGGGCCTGACCGTCGCAGGGACACCCGAGACGCCCCGGACGGAAGGGGCACTCGGACGGCCCGTCCCGACAGTGGAGGCACGCGTCGTCGACCCGGACACCGGTGCGGACTGTGTCGACGGCGAGAACGGCGAGTTGTGGCTCCGCGGCGATAGCGTCATGGCCCGCTACTGGGAGGCCCCCGACCGAACCGACCGCGCCTTCGATGGGGAGTGGTTCCGAACCGGTGACGTGGTTCGCCGCAAAGACGAGGTGTTGTACTTCGTCGACCGCCTCGACGACATCGTCCTCTCGGGTGGAGAGAAGGTCGCTCCCTCGCGGGTCGAGAGCGTTCTCACCGAAATGGACGGTATCGAGGCCGTTGCGGTGTTCGGCACGCCGGACGAGCGTCTCGGTGAAGCCGTCACTGCGGCAATCGTCGGCGACGCCGACCTGACAGCCGATGCCGTCGAGGCTTTCTGTGACGACCATGCGGGGCTCGCCGGCTACGAGAAGCCACGACGAATCGAGTTCGTCGACTCCTTCCCGCGGACCGGAAGCCAGAAAATCGACAAGACGGAACTGGTCGAACAGTTTGAATAG
- a CDS encoding ribonuclease J, with protein sequence MEVEIATIGGYEEVGRQMTAVRAGDNVVIFDMGLNLSKVLIHDNVETERMHSLDLIDMGAIPDDRVMSDIEGDVQAIVPTHGHLDHIGAISKLAHRYDAPIVATPFTLALVEQQIESEEKFGVQNDLVEMEAGGTMPIGEKCELEFVNVTHSIIDAINPVLHTPEGAVVYGLDKRMDHSPVLGDPIDMKRFREIGREGEGVLCYIEDCTNASKKGKTPSESVAREQLKDVLYSLEDYDGGIVATTFSSHIARVKSLVEFAEDIGRQPVLLGRSMEKYSGTAERLDFVDFPSDLGMYGHRKSVDRTFKRIMNEGKEDYLPVVTGHQGEPRAMLTRMARGETPYELEDGDKVVFSARVIPEPTNEGQRYQAEKLLGMQGARIYDDIHVSGHLNTEGHYQMLEALQPQNLIPAHQDMKGFSPYVDLARNQGYQLGRDLHVTENGNTIQLTE encoded by the coding sequence ATGGAAGTAGAAATCGCGACAATCGGCGGCTACGAGGAAGTCGGACGACAGATGACAGCGGTACGGGCAGGCGACAACGTGGTCATCTTCGACATGGGATTGAACCTCTCGAAGGTGCTCATCCACGACAACGTCGAAACCGAACGGATGCACAGCCTGGACCTCATCGACATGGGGGCCATTCCGGACGACCGCGTGATGAGCGACATCGAGGGCGACGTACAGGCCATCGTTCCGACGCACGGCCACCTCGACCACATCGGCGCCATCTCGAAACTCGCCCACCGCTACGACGCACCCATCGTCGCCACGCCGTTCACCCTCGCGTTGGTCGAACAGCAAATCGAGAGCGAAGAGAAGTTCGGCGTCCAAAACGACCTCGTCGAGATGGAAGCCGGCGGCACGATGCCCATCGGCGAGAAGTGCGAACTCGAGTTCGTCAACGTCACCCACTCAATTATCGACGCTATCAACCCCGTCCTCCACACGCCGGAGGGCGCCGTCGTCTACGGCCTCGACAAGCGAATGGACCACTCGCCGGTGCTGGGCGACCCCATCGATATGAAGCGGTTCCGGGAAATCGGCCGCGAAGGCGAGGGCGTTCTCTGTTACATCGAGGACTGCACCAACGCCAGCAAGAAGGGCAAAACACCCTCGGAGTCGGTCGCCCGCGAGCAACTGAAGGACGTGCTGTACTCGCTTGAAGACTACGACGGCGGCATCGTCGCCACCACGTTCAGTTCCCACATCGCACGCGTGAAATCGCTCGTCGAGTTCGCCGAGGACATCGGCCGCCAGCCCGTCCTGCTGGGCCGCTCGATGGAGAAGTACTCCGGCACCGCAGAGCGACTGGACTTCGTCGACTTCCCGAGTGACCTCGGGATGTACGGCCACCGCAAATCCGTCGACCGCACGTTCAAGCGCATCATGAACGAGGGCAAAGAGGACTACCTCCCGGTCGTGACGGGCCACCAGGGCGAGCCGCGAGCGATGCTCACCCGGATGGCCCGCGGCGAGACGCCGTACGAACTCGAAGACGGCGACAAGGTCGTCTTCTCGGCACGAGTCATCCCCGAACCGACCAACGAGGGGCAGCGCTACCAGGCCGAAAAACTGCTCGGCATGCAGGGCGCCCGCATCTACGACGACATCCACGTCTCCGGGCACCTCAACACTGAGGGCCACTACCAGATGCTGGAGGCACTCCAGCCGCAGAACCTCATCCCGGCCCACCAGGACATGAAGGGCTTCTCGCCGTACGTCGACCTCGCGCGGAATCAGGGCTATCAGCTCGGTCGTGACCTCCACGTCACCGAGAACGGGAACACGATACAGCTGACGGAATGA
- the mvk gene encoding mevalonate kinase, with protein MTTSSAPGKVYLFGEHAVVYGEPAVPCAIERRARVTVEPRDDDRLRVQAKDLTLDGFTVTWGGDADDRPDVNVPTPLVEAAMGYIDGAVEQARDAADAAEAGFDITVESDIPLGAGLGSSAAVVVAGIDAATRALGADLAPEELADRAYQVEREVQDGEASRADTFCSAMGGAVRVQGDDCRRLEDPPNLPFVIGYDGGTGDTGELVAGVRALKDEYDFAADTVEAIGDIVRNGEGALRNGDIEELGRLMDFNHGLLSALGVSARTLDTMVWAAREADALGAKLTGAGGGGCIVALDRTEQTHTALEYTPGCEEAFRAELDTEGVRAEPDS; from the coding sequence ATGACCACTTCGAGCGCGCCCGGGAAGGTGTATCTCTTCGGCGAGCACGCCGTCGTCTACGGCGAGCCGGCCGTCCCGTGTGCCATCGAACGGCGCGCGCGGGTGACCGTCGAACCCCGCGACGACGACCGCCTCCGCGTGCAGGCCAAGGACCTGACGCTCGATGGCTTCACGGTGACGTGGGGCGGCGACGCCGACGACCGTCCCGACGTGAACGTTCCGACGCCGCTGGTCGAGGCGGCGATGGGCTACATCGACGGCGCCGTCGAACAGGCTCGAGACGCCGCCGACGCGGCCGAAGCGGGCTTCGACATTACCGTCGAGAGCGACATTCCGTTAGGGGCGGGCTTGGGGTCCTCCGCCGCCGTCGTCGTCGCGGGCATCGACGCTGCGACACGGGCGCTGGGGGCCGACCTCGCGCCCGAGGAACTCGCCGACCGCGCCTATCAGGTGGAACGGGAGGTACAGGACGGCGAAGCCTCCCGTGCCGACACGTTCTGTTCGGCGATGGGCGGGGCCGTCCGCGTGCAGGGCGACGACTGCCGACGGCTGGAGGACCCACCCAATCTCCCCTTCGTCATCGGCTACGACGGCGGAACCGGCGACACCGGCGAACTCGTCGCTGGCGTCCGAGCGCTCAAAGACGAGTACGACTTCGCCGCCGACACCGTCGAAGCCATCGGCGACATCGTTCGAAACGGCGAGGGCGCGCTACGGAACGGCGACATCGAGGAACTCGGGCGACTGATGGACTTCAACCATGGCCTGCTGTCGGCGCTCGGTGTCTCGGCACGGACGCTGGACACGATGGTGTGGGCCGCACGGGAAGCCGACGCCCTCGGAGCGAAACTCACGGGCGCCGGTGGTGGTGGCTGTATCGTCGCCTTAGACCGGACCGAACAGACCCACACCGCCCTCGAGTACACACCCGGCTGTGAGGAGGCGTTCCGGGCGGAGTTGGACACCGAAGGCGTCAGAGCGGAGCCAGATTCATGA
- a CDS encoding isopentenyl phosphate kinase translates to MTTVLKLGGSVITEKDRTETVDVANLGAAVEALAGREDVVVIHGGGSFGHHHAAEHGVSTTEGTHDDEAVRAIHEAMKRLNAAVVEGLSGEGTPALPVHPLSVASRDANGRLDAPTAHVETMLAEGFVPVLHGDVIAHDEKGATILSGDELVVALASALDADRVGVCSAVPGVYDESGEVISHIDSFEAVADALGGSDETDVTGGMAGKVRQLLELDAEAYVFGIDGLDAFLDGRQPGTRID, encoded by the coding sequence ATGACCACGGTACTGAAACTCGGCGGGAGCGTCATCACCGAGAAGGACCGGACGGAGACCGTCGACGTGGCGAATCTCGGCGCCGCCGTCGAGGCCCTCGCGGGCCGCGAGGACGTCGTCGTCATCCACGGCGGGGGAAGTTTCGGCCACCACCACGCCGCCGAACACGGCGTCTCGACGACCGAGGGAACGCACGACGACGAAGCGGTTCGAGCCATCCACGAGGCGATGAAGCGACTGAACGCGGCCGTCGTGGAAGGGCTCTCGGGTGAGGGGACGCCCGCACTACCAGTGCATCCACTGTCGGTCGCCTCACGGGACGCCAACGGGCGCCTTGATGCACCCACGGCCCACGTCGAGACGATGCTCGCGGAAGGGTTCGTCCCGGTTCTCCACGGCGACGTCATCGCCCATGACGAGAAAGGGGCGACCATCCTCTCGGGTGACGAACTGGTCGTCGCTCTTGCCTCTGCGCTCGATGCCGACCGCGTCGGGGTCTGTTCGGCGGTGCCGGGCGTCTACGACGAATCCGGCGAGGTCATTTCACACATCGACTCGTTCGAAGCCGTTGCCGACGCCCTCGGCGGGAGCGACGAGACGGACGTGACCGGCGGTATGGCCGGGAAAGTCCGCCAACTGCTCGAACTCGACGCCGAAGCCTACGTCTTCGGCATCGACGGTCTCGATGCGTTCCTCGACGGACGGCAACCGGGCACGCGAATCGACTGA
- a CDS encoding SDR family oxidoreductase, with amino-acid sequence MPNDWPETPPSTDIFADDLLDGETALITGGGTGIGEEMALAFADHGADVAVASRNMDHLEPVAEAIEEKGQNACATTVDIREKEEVDAMRDTVLDELGDISILVNNAGANFLTPLEDLSANGWRAVVGTILDGTAYCTMSVGDYMIDNGGGSIIAMGATNSVHGAPFHGHSGAGKAGVHNLMQTVASEWAKYNVRANTIAPGIIETEGVTEAAGGALPEQILDTVPADRFGTADDCVPLAVFLASDASAYVTGSYYVVDGGHLLLPSPY; translated from the coding sequence ATGCCGAACGATTGGCCGGAGACGCCACCGAGTACCGACATATTCGCCGACGACTTGCTGGACGGAGAGACCGCGCTCATCACGGGCGGCGGGACCGGTATCGGCGAGGAGATGGCGCTGGCCTTCGCCGACCACGGTGCCGACGTTGCCGTCGCTTCCCGCAACATGGACCACCTCGAACCCGTCGCCGAAGCCATCGAGGAGAAGGGCCAAAACGCCTGTGCGACCACCGTCGACATCCGCGAGAAGGAAGAGGTCGACGCGATGCGCGATACGGTTCTCGACGAGTTGGGCGACATCTCGATTCTCGTCAACAACGCCGGTGCGAACTTCCTGACGCCGCTTGAGGACCTCTCGGCGAACGGCTGGCGGGCCGTCGTCGGCACCATCCTCGACGGCACGGCCTACTGTACGATGAGCGTCGGCGATTACATGATAGACAACGGCGGCGGCTCCATCATCGCGATGGGTGCGACGAACTCCGTCCACGGTGCGCCGTTCCACGGCCACTCCGGGGCGGGGAAGGCCGGCGTCCACAATCTGATGCAGACGGTCGCAAGCGAATGGGCGAAGTACAACGTCCGCGCGAACACTATCGCACCGGGCATCATCGAAACCGAAGGCGTCACCGAAGCGGCAGGCGGTGCCCTCCCGGAGCAGATACTCGACACCGTCCCGGCCGACCGCTTCGGAACGGCCGACGACTGCGTGCCGCTTGCGGTGTTTCTCGCCAGCGACGCCTCGGCGTACGTCACCGGCAGTTACTACGTCGTCGACGGCGGCCACCTGCTGTTGCCGTCGCCGTACTAG
- a CDS encoding NUDIX hydrolase: MSAELHRHVNALVADLAAEHGEVDLVGRRVDCDPDARDALVETFDSFGVVGGAGVRVRDDDGRVLLVRFEGTEGWVDPGDGRLPGESYRECARRALEEVAGIGADIAGLAQVHLLYMDDWTDRQPVPNPYVCFDGRPVDGELETTPGDDVAALRWADSVPEDLLYDELAELSLDG, translated from the coding sequence GTGTCCGCCGAACTCCACCGGCACGTCAACGCGCTCGTTGCGGACCTCGCGGCCGAACACGGCGAGGTCGACCTCGTGGGTCGCCGCGTGGACTGTGACCCGGACGCCCGCGACGCCTTGGTAGAGACGTTCGACTCTTTCGGCGTCGTCGGCGGGGCCGGGGTCCGGGTCCGCGACGACGACGGTCGCGTCCTGCTCGTCCGCTTCGAGGGAACTGAGGGGTGGGTCGACCCAGGCGACGGCCGACTTCCGGGAGAGTCCTATCGGGAGTGTGCCCGACGCGCGCTTGAGGAGGTGGCCGGCATCGGCGCCGACATCGCTGGCCTCGCACAGGTTCACCTCCTCTATATGGACGACTGGACCGACCGCCAGCCCGTACCCAACCCCTACGTCTGCTTCGACGGTCGGCCGGTCGATGGGGAACTCGAAACGACTCCCGGTGACGACGTTGCGGCACTCAGATGGGCCGATTCGGTCCCCGAAGACTTGCTGTACGACGAACTCGCGGAGTTGTCACTGGACGGTTGA
- a CDS encoding MBL fold metallo-hydrolase produces the protein MEYDRFEFTQPMYGGVNVLRIGDTLVDTGHVASVSREAVAAALDDELASIERVLITHPHIDHVGGSQTIDALAELPHIVPEGSVDILYDYAGYLQRAREEMTRLLGGFDADDSTWDVYFPVRDDYAEERIRVERQLSDADTVRCGDYELTAVSTPGHADPHLVFYHEQSGTLLSGDLVDRDGRFQYGPLLGDVGDYKQSLRRIRDLDPETLVPMHGPPMDDPVARIEASLSNAETTERRLLDFLDRRGPCYAREFVAEELGVGGARAPFLTLVVYEYLRHLEAEGRVTIDVTAEGIEMSAA, from the coding sequence ATGGAGTACGACCGCTTCGAGTTCACGCAACCGATGTACGGCGGCGTTAACGTTCTCCGAATCGGCGATACGCTCGTCGACACCGGCCACGTCGCCTCCGTCTCGCGAGAGGCCGTCGCCGCCGCCCTTGACGACGAACTGGCCAGCATCGAGCGCGTGTTGATTACACATCCCCACATCGACCACGTCGGTGGGTCCCAGACCATCGACGCGCTGGCGGAGTTGCCCCACATCGTTCCCGAAGGGTCGGTCGACATCCTCTACGACTACGCCGGGTATCTCCAGCGGGCTCGCGAGGAGATGACGCGACTGCTCGGTGGGTTCGATGCCGACGATTCGACGTGGGACGTGTACTTCCCCGTCCGCGACGACTACGCCGAGGAACGGATTCGCGTCGAACGACAACTGAGTGATGCCGACACGGTACGCTGTGGTGACTACGAACTGACGGCCGTCTCGACGCCGGGCCACGCCGACCCACATCTCGTCTTCTACCACGAGCAGAGCGGAACGCTGCTGTCGGGTGACCTCGTCGACCGCGACGGCCGCTTCCAGTACGGACCGCTGTTGGGAGATGTGGGCGACTACAAGCAGTCGCTACGGCGGATTCGGGACCTTGACCCCGAAACGCTGGTGCCGATGCACGGCCCACCGATGGACGACCCGGTGGCGCGAATCGAAGCCTCGCTTTCGAACGCCGAGACGACCGAGCGGCGACTGCTCGATTTTCTCGACCGACGTGGTCCGTGTTACGCACGGGAGTTCGTCGCCGAGGAACTCGGAGTCGGCGGGGCACGGGCGCCGTTTTTGACGCTCGTCGTCTACGAGTACTTGCGACACCTGGAAGCGGAGGGGCGAGTGACAATCGACGTGACGGCGGAGGGAATCGAAATGTCTGCCGCGTGA
- a CDS encoding class I adenylate-forming enzyme family protein, producing MNFATHVDAIARSAPDRLAMTNHTREVTYAELAGETNAFANALESLDVEAGDRVALYLPNSIGFMTAYLGAMKRGAIPFPINMRFQGEEIQYVLEDSGAVAAVTHGQFEDVLAGLDVPSLEHLVVADGEKGHSYRELVGTADTDYDAYPRKEDELAELMYTSGTTGRPKGVKHTHRNLGTNARGLVEAMGWSKDTTTLTVCPLFHVSGLNVSTTPLLTVGAENHFLPEWDPDAALATMAEHDATYAFFIPTMVIDLLERDVSDHDLSSLELIGVGGSPMPKERIETVEETFGVTLLEGYGMTETTPLAAINRPGQDVRKAGSIGPPATEVVDVRIENPETGEAADTDEKGELLWHGDTVTPGYFRMPEKNEEAFVQREGKRWLRSGDIARMDEDGHLFVEDRIDDMIITGGENVYPREIEDVIYELDGVVEVAVIGTPHDRLGETVTAVVVGDGLSADDVEQHCRGRLTDYKIPRRIEFVEELPKTSTRKIDKVSLRDDF from the coding sequence ATGAATTTTGCCACCCACGTCGACGCGATAGCTCGCAGTGCACCCGACCGTCTGGCGATGACCAACCACACACGGGAGGTCACCTACGCGGAGTTGGCCGGGGAGACGAACGCCTTCGCCAACGCCTTAGAGTCCCTCGACGTCGAGGCCGGCGACCGGGTCGCGCTGTACCTGCCGAATAGTATCGGCTTTATGACCGCGTATCTGGGCGCGATGAAACGCGGTGCGATTCCGTTTCCCATCAACATGCGGTTCCAAGGGGAGGAGATACAGTACGTACTGGAGGATTCGGGAGCGGTCGCAGCGGTGACTCACGGGCAGTTCGAGGACGTACTCGCCGGACTCGACGTGCCGTCGTTGGAGCATCTCGTCGTCGCCGACGGCGAGAAGGGACACAGCTACCGCGAACTCGTCGGGACCGCCGACACCGACTACGACGCCTACCCGCGAAAGGAAGACGAACTCGCGGAGTTGATGTACACAAGCGGAACGACGGGCCGGCCGAAGGGCGTCAAACACACTCACCGAAACCTCGGGACGAACGCTCGCGGCCTCGTCGAGGCGATGGGGTGGTCGAAGGATACGACGACGCTGACGGTGTGTCCGCTGTTCCACGTCTCGGGACTGAACGTCTCGACGACGCCACTTTTGACCGTCGGCGCGGAGAACCACTTCCTACCAGAGTGGGACCCCGACGCCGCACTGGCGACGATGGCCGAACACGACGCCACCTACGCCTTCTTCATCCCGACGATGGTCATCGACTTACTGGAGCGTGATGTGTCCGACCACGACCTCTCTTCGCTGGAATTGATTGGTGTCGGCGGGTCGCCGATGCCGAAAGAGCGCATCGAGACCGTCGAGGAGACCTTCGGCGTGACGCTCCTGGAGGGGTACGGCATGACCGAAACGACGCCGCTCGCTGCCATCAACCGCCCGGGGCAGGACGTTCGGAAGGCCGGCAGCATCGGCCCGCCGGCGACGGAAGTCGTCGACGTACGCATCGAGAACCCCGAGACCGGCGAGGCCGCCGATACCGACGAGAAAGGCGAACTGCTGTGGCACGGCGACACCGTCACGCCGGGGTACTTCCGGATGCCCGAAAAGAACGAGGAGGCCTTCGTTCAGCGAGAGGGCAAACGGTGGCTCCGCTCGGGCGACATCGCCCGGATGGACGAGGACGGTCACCTGTTCGTCGAGGACCGCATCGACGACATGATAATCACCGGCGGGGAGAACGTCTACCCCCGTGAAATCGAGGACGTAATCTACGAACTCGATGGCGTCGTCGAGGTGGCCGTCATCGGGACACCACACGATCGACTCGGTGAGACGGTCACCGCCGTCGTCGTCGGTGATGGACTCTCGGCCGACGATGTCGAACAGCACTGCCGTGGCCGGTTGACCGATTACAAGATTCCCCGTCGCATCGAGTTCGTCGAGGAGTTACCGAAGACCTCCACGCGGAAAATCGACAAGGTGTCGCTTCGGGACGATTTCTGA
- a CDS encoding acyl-CoA dehydrogenase family protein: MVHFGFSEEERAIRQTAREFAENEIAPVARHHEETGEWPEEVWEKAVDAGLVGGTIPEEYGGAGLTQVETCLFMEEICRVDAGMLAAIGTEFGTRMIREYGTDEQKEWILRGIAEGELIGALGNTEPNHGSNAAGIETTAEKDGDEYVIDGVKTFITHGTIADYVLTMARTGGESHGGISAFIVETDRDGFEVESEIHKLGWNASETAQLRYDGVRVPEENLVGYEDAGFYQLMEFFEEERVGIAAQALGIAQGCLEETIDYVSQREQFDRELREFQAVQHKVADMGMKVELARRLVYDAAQRVDDGEKPTKLASMAKLYASEIAEEVASDAIQLHGGNGYTTDYPVERHYRHTKIYQIGEGASEIQRNIIAKELLDL, translated from the coding sequence ATGGTACACTTCGGCTTCTCCGAAGAGGAGCGCGCAATTCGACAGACCGCCCGCGAGTTCGCCGAGAACGAAATCGCTCCCGTCGCACGTCACCACGAGGAGACCGGCGAGTGGCCCGAGGAGGTCTGGGAGAAGGCCGTCGATGCGGGACTCGTCGGCGGCACCATCCCCGAGGAGTACGGCGGTGCCGGCCTCACGCAGGTCGAGACGTGTCTGTTCATGGAGGAGATTTGTCGCGTCGATGCAGGCATGCTTGCCGCCATCGGCACGGAGTTCGGCACCCGAATGATTCGGGAGTACGGCACCGACGAACAGAAGGAGTGGATTCTCCGCGGCATCGCCGAGGGGGAACTCATCGGCGCGCTCGGCAACACCGAACCGAACCACGGCTCGAACGCCGCCGGCATCGAGACGACCGCCGAGAAAGACGGCGACGAGTACGTCATCGACGGCGTGAAGACGTTCATCACCCACGGCACCATCGCGGACTACGTGTTGACGATGGCCCGCACTGGTGGTGAGAGCCACGGCGGCATCTCGGCGTTCATCGTCGAGACCGACCGCGACGGCTTCGAGGTCGAAAGCGAGATTCACAAACTCGGCTGGAACGCAAGCGAGACGGCGCAACTCCGCTATGACGGCGTTCGCGTCCCCGAGGAGAACCTCGTCGGCTACGAGGACGCCGGGTTCTACCAACTCATGGAGTTCTTCGAGGAAGAGCGTGTCGGCATTGCCGCCCAAGCGCTCGGCATCGCACAGGGCTGTCTGGAGGAGACAATCGATTACGTCTCCCAACGCGAGCAGTTCGACCGCGAACTCCGGGAGTTCCAGGCTGTCCAGCACAAGGTCGCGGACATGGGGATGAAAGTCGAACTCGCACGCCGACTCGTCTACGACGCCGCCCAGCGCGTCGACGACGGGGAGAAGCCGACCAAACTCGCCTCGATGGCGAAACTGTACGCCAGCGAAATCGCCGAGGAAGTCGCCAGCGACGCCATCCAACTCCACGGCGGCAACGGCTACACGACCGACTATCCGGTCGAACGCCACTACCGCCACACGAAAATCTATCAAATCGGCGAGGGCGCGAGCGAAATCCAGCGCAACATCATCGCCAAGGAACTGCTCGACTTGTAG